Proteins encoded in a region of the Rutidosis leptorrhynchoides isolate AG116_Rl617_1_P2 chromosome 9, CSIRO_AGI_Rlap_v1, whole genome shotgun sequence genome:
- the LOC139866502 gene encoding protein DETOXIFICATION 14-like, with protein sequence MASALETLCGQAYGAGQYKKLGTYTYAAIISLLLVCFPISILWIYIDKLLILLGQDPLISAEARKFSVWLIPTLFPYASLQLIIRYLLSQSLILPMLWSSVAVLLIHVPICWTLVFKLGFGTAGAALAIGISYTFNVIFLGIYLYHSESCERTRVTFSGEIFISIKEFIQFAIPSAVMICLEWWSYEIVVLLSGLLANPQLETSVLSICLIVGALHYYIPYSFGAAASTRVSNELGAGNPQAAKTAILSALALGVVEVIIAITVLFCSRSVLGYVFGNEKELVDYVKDITLLLCFTLFADAIQAILSGVSRGSGWQHIGAYINLGSYYLIGIPMALVLGFLLNLKGKGLWSGLIIGSIVQCVLLTLVTCSTNWEKQATKARERVFVG encoded by the exons ATGGCGAGCGCGTTGGAAACTTTATGTGGACAAGCTTACGGAGCAGGACAGTACAAAAAGCTCGGTACCTACACATATGCTGCTATAATTTCACTACTTTTGGTCTGTTTCCCAATTTCTATTTTGTGGATCTATATCGATAAACTCCTAATTCTTCTCGGTCAAGATCCTTTAATTTCAGCTGAAGCACGTAAATTTTCAGTCTGGCTTATACCTACCCTTTTCCCCTACGCTAGCCTGCAACTAATCATCCGATATTTACTGTCGCAAAGTCTCATACTCCCTATGTTATGGAGCTCCGTTGCTGTACTTTTGATTCATGTACCCATATGTTGGACTCTAGTGTTCAAGCTTGGGTTCGGGACAGCTGGCGCAGCTTTGGCGATTGGAATCTCGTACACTTTTAATGTGATTTTTCTTGGGATTTATTTGTATCACTCTGAATCGTGTGAAAGGACACGTGTCACATTTTCAGGAGAGATCTTTATAAGCATCAAAGAGTTCATCCAATTTGCCATCCCATCTGCTGTCATGATTTG TCTTGAATGGTGGTCATACGAGATTGTTGTTTTGCTGTCTGGCCTCTTGGCGAATCCACAGTTGGAGACTTCAGTCCTCTCAATATG TCTAATAGTTGGTGCCTTGCATTATTACATACCTTACTCATTTGGGGCTGCAGCAAG CACAAGAGTATCAAATGAATTAGGAGCTGGGAATCCACAGGCTGCAAAAACAGCTATCTTGTCTGCTTTGGCTCTGGGAGTAGTGGAAGTGATCATAGCCATTACCGTTCTTTTCTGTTCTCGTTCTGTTCTTGGTTACGTGTTTGGTAACGAAAAGGAACTAGTTGACTATGTCAAAGACATCACCCTTCTTCTTTGTTTCACCTTGTTCGCAGATGCAATACAAGCAATTCTTTCAG GTGTCTCTAGAGGAAGCGGCTGGCAACATATCGGTGCGTACATTAATCTCGGGTCATATTATCTCATTGGGATCCCTATGGCTTTAGTCTTGGGGTTTTTGTTGAACCTAAAAGGTAAAGGGTTGTGGAGTGGACTAATTATCGGATCAATCGTGCAATGCGTTCTGCTTACTCTTGTTACTTGTTCTACTAATTGGGAAAAACAG GCAACGAAGGCAAGAGAACGGGTATTTGTGGGATGA